In Babesia microti strain RI chromosome IV, complete genome, the sequence AATACTATTGTTACCAAATATACATGATGTAAATGGGCGGATAGAGCAGATGGATTATCTGTATAATAACAAACAGTAACAACTAAAAGtgataacaaaaataatagtaACTGCAGACCCATGAATGTATCTGGATAAATGTTAACATTCATGATTGtagtgataataataaattagaatggtaattattgtatCGGAGATAAAGATCGCATCTGATGATATATAGgattgataataaaaatataacaacaacatcaaatataatgatgTAAACGTTTAAAATACTCAGTtatttatcacatataaGTGGGGTCATAGATTTGCATGTTGTATAAAAACACTATATACTCGCTCTAAGGTATAACCATTTCTGAGCATAATCCTCTACAATTCGAAAATTTTCcattacaattttggaataGACATTTATGTGAAGTTATCtctaaataaatagcatataaatactatCATCACAATGTCTAGTAGTAGTGATGGAAATAAGAAGGCTTCCATGTTTTTTGCTGGACTGATTGTCCTATTTCCACTTCGTTTGGTTATAACGGCTGCCAGTTTTTCAATAGTAAGGTTCCAACTCCCACCAAGTCTAATTGGACTATTcattaacaaattcaaCAATCCTTTGCAAATTTCTATCGTAATCGGTACTCTgttaatcaatatattatcatgGTCTAATTTAAATGAAAAGGTTATGAGATATACTTCTATCACTGTTCATTGgctatatttaattatccatttaatattgttattaatttacagGAGTGGTGGTATTGAGGGTAACTTGGGTGCATATTACTGGGTAATAATAGTGGCTGGTATTTTATCTGGAGCGATTATTACATCCGTGGTAGGCGTCAATGGAAAAGATGTTGCCTGCTTCACTGTCTCTGTTCCTCTATCTGGAATCCTAGTGTCCGGATaccattttttatttttaaagtatgcaaataaattatcaacttaTGAAACTAGTTACAACATTGTTTactatcaaataataatatcaattttaataatttttgtagcatcaattttatGGACGATGTCATTTTCTAGGAATACAACTAGTTCAAGTACTGAAGGCTCAGACGGTGGTTCTACTATATCTGAAGTCATATCGCAGATGGGTTTGACTGTGGTAGGGCAGGGTTTACAGCTGGTTATTTATCCGGGTATTGCACcttatcaattaatttctatGGATGAAGGACGTATTATTGATGCATATTGTATGTTGTTTTGTGTATTCCCACAACTAGTGCTTTTCACAATGGAAATGCTTGGTTCAACTGGAGCTCCAAGTAAAAAATGGGAAGGTAActtgaaattttggaaCCTTACGTGGTTATCggtaattatatatttgggtttggcaataacattttttcatgtattatattatcctGATAGTACATTATCAAAGCATATCATTGGTAATAAGGCAGTAGTAGGATGTTTAACAGTTATGTTTTTATTACTTCACAATACAATAACGAACATAGGATTAAATGGTGTAGGCCCTCATGGCACATTTTATAACAGCTTAAACATGCTATTAGGTCTTGGTACCATGACGGCTTTAGGGTATATAGGGGATGGGCATTTAACCACGTACCGTATGTATTCTAGGGAAAATTGGCCAACTGAAGGATTTACTAATTTCCAGGCATTTAAATTTTGGTGCAGAGGTACAATGTCCAACACATGGTACAGTATAAAAACATCATTTAATACTGATATCAGAGGAGTATTTAGCAATATGAAGTAAGACGATTATATAGCTAGCTAAGTGGTGAGTGACAGTGCAAcaacaacaataataatagtatGGAAATAGTAATAATGGTGGTAAATTAGCtgtatatttgaataactaaattaaatggaGGCTGAGAGATAAGAAGGGGCATGTATTTAAAGATTCTCTGAATACGTTATAATGCTGTACAAGGAATAATACATTATCATGGCCTTGACTAATTTAACCACTTTTTTATGACTATAAGtcatttattgataaagtATACTACAAGGTCTATGGTACATTGGAAGGTGATGCTGCTAAGGACTTTGAGTATGAATATAAGAAGAGGAAGGCTGATACACTTTGCGATGTGTCATTAGCttttaattcattagtACAATCTTTAGCCATTAAATTTGGTGGTGACAATACCATTGATGATATCAATGAAGCATTTGACTAGCATCTATCTAAAGCTAATGTTTTGAAGAATAAGATCTTTAACAAGGATGGGATTAATAACACTAATTTTAAGGACATGATCAAGGAGGTGATCCTTGCAACTGAAGAAGTCAATAAAGTATTGGCGTCGGGATTTCTAACATTGGATATCCTCGTGTTGTTATTGACGGcgatattatttaaagtttcaaatcatttatttcaaCAATCCCCAAAGTTTCtaattcaataattccTGGATTTAAGGCACTAATAGTCTTTGTTTATTTGATATGgatttaattttgaatgtgTACCAGatttacacattattaTACATGAACTAACATCTCATTCCTAAATAAAGAAATTAAGATATAaatggaaataaattaaagtaACATGGGAAATATAAAATCTAATATTAGAATATGGAATCTAACTGAAATAAAAGTAtgtttgtataatattatatcgaattaatatacaatatacaatatacaatatacaatgattGTATAGATATGactattaattattgtattaaataagtattgattagttataatattatgtatatattaatgttgGTTGTTATATGTTgttaatatgttatataattgtatactGTATGATTGATATAATGTAGAGGATAACTTTGGgtattatttgatgataatgataattatagtatataattataatgatgcttataaaaatgaaaatattaatttgaaagttttaataaaaatgtatgtaAAGGTatgtatttacaatttgaaataactAACAATACacatttgtaattaattattttgtatttataataattaattatattaatctctgaaattttgaattattttaaataatattatgcttcataaattattttacatattacacttggttaaattattttagataaatttccaaatcaTTACAATTAATGTTATCTACCTttacatttacacattcTTCTCATTGCAATGCTCTTTTGCTAGTAGTATCCTCATATTCGTTAGTGGATAACCACGCTGATGACCTgagtatttataataattaataccATTCTTGTCAGTATGTTCAATGCAtgttttatcatattttaatttgtgattattccatttatttTGTATCATTATTCAATGAGTAGAAGTAATTGTAGTGAGATTCTCCTATATAACAtgaaaaatgaattaatacTGGATTATTATGTTTGCAAGTAttgatgtatatattattaacaGTATCAATTGGAAACTTAGCAGCAGcatcatcaaattcaattgtataattgaaaattttgattataacaattttatttggataGATCAATCTATATCGATCTGGGAATAAAtaagtatataaaatatttatcatcgGTTTTTACAGATGTAGTCAATTTAGATACAATAGTATCATCagtataaatatcatatagCTTAATCAATATAGATTTATTTGGACATTTAAACACAATGTTTATCATTGTGGATTATTATTCAGATGACTTAATAGGcacatatttttttagGACACAATTCCCACAATATTTCATCCACACTACCTTGTGCAATAACTTCAGACGAACAATCATCCACCATGTAAACGATTTCGTTGGAATCTTCcttataaatacataattcaTACTTTTCAATCTATAATTTGCCCATGTTTTAGTAATGGGATTTGGTgagtaataataatgttcAAAAGTTTATGAGTCTCAATTCAATTATGGCCAGATTGCTGTTATCTTTACAAGTAGAAAGATGTATATAGGTTATCATTAGGTAGGCTATTGGCGGTATTGCATTGCCAACTCTTAATGCTTGGCCATTAAATATGCAATGCTATCAGTTTCTGATGATAATGAACATTTTTATCGATGTCTTagaaatatgatataaattaaacttATAAGTATCATTAATGGAATTGATTTCATATGATTCACTAGTAAGACCCAATTAtgttttattataaaatgaaACCTGCTTCTCTTTAGATTGGTTCACCATATAATACGTTTTGACT encodes:
- a CDS encoding Tpr related protein, putative (overlaps_old_locusTagID:BBM_III09985) — its product is MSSSSDGNKKASMFFAGLIVLFPLRLVITAASFSIVRFQLPPSLIGLFINKFNNPLQISIVIGTLLINILSWSNLNEKVMRYTSITVHWLYLIIHLILLLIYRSGGIEGNLGAYYWVIIVAGILSGAIITSVVGVNGKDVACFTVSVPLSGILVSGYHFLFLKYANKLSTYETSYNIVYYQIIISILIIFVASILWTMSFSRNTTSSSTEGSDGGSTISEVISQMGLTVVGQGLQLVIYPGIAPYQLISMDEGRIIDAYCMLFCVFPQLVLFTMEMLGSTGAPSKKWEGNLKFWNLTWLSVIIYLGLAITFFHVLYYPDSTLSKHIIGNKAVVGCLTVMFLLLHNTITNIGLNGVGPHGTFYNSLNMLLGLGTMTALGYIGDGHLTTYRMYSRENWPTEGFTNFQAFKFWCRGTMSNTWYSIKTSFNTDIRGVFSNMK
- a CDS encoding BMN1 family protein (overlaps_old_locusTagID:BBM_III09990), which codes for MTISDAAKDFEYEYKKRKADTLCDVSLAFNSLVQSLAIKFGANVLKNKIFNKDGINNTNFKDMIKEVILATEEVNKVLASGFLTLDILVFFKSFISTIPKVSNSIIPGFKALIVFVYLIWI